The genomic region CATCACCCAAGGAGGGCCGTCATGACAACTCCAGGCGCCATTGTCGCCGGCGCGCGTCGCTTGGCAAAAACTGAACTTCGCTCCACAAGATTAACCTCGGCCGCCTGCCGGCTGCTCCTTCTCGCGAGCATCCTGCTTTTGGCCGGCTGCGGCGACATCGTGTGGTTTCCCCCCTACGTCCGTCTCGGCACCACCCCGGACCAGTTCACCTTCGCCCCCAAGACCGGCACCGACAAGGGGGTTCCCGTCACCTCAGAGGAGATAACCGTCTCCGGTCTCACCGCGGATTCTAGTCCCATCTCCGTCACCGGTTCCAGCGGGAGCGATAGCAAGTACTCCATAAACGGCGGCGCCGCCACCAGTGCACCCGGAACGGTAAAAAACAACGACAAGGTGAAGGTAAGTCATACGTCGGCCGCTACTTTGGGAACGACTACCAAAACCACTCTGACTATAGGGAATGTCAGTGCCGATTTCGTCAGCACGACTAAGAACATAGAATTTAGCGCACCAGTGGAGGCAGGATTCTATTATCGCGCTCAAGGAACTTTTACATCCGAGGATACTGTCCCAGTGGTGCACACCATCAGCATCAAGGATACTGCCAACAATGGCGCCCAGTATGCCATCAGCGATACAGATACCGTCCCCATCGACTCCGAATTTAGCAACTTGTCCCGGACTGTGCTCCTTAACAACCGGCGCATTTTCGTCAGAAATCTCATAGACAGCGTTAAGAACGGGGCCATTACAACGCTGACCATAGACGGGGTCGATATTAAGGTGAATCTAACGCCTTAATAGAGGGGGAGTTCGCCAACCCCTGACTTGGCCTTATGGCTGACCGTGCGGAGAAAGCGTCGAGCATGTGGTTGCAAAATGGCGCCGCGAAAAATAACGGAAAATAAATAGCTTGCTTTGGCGATATGAACTCTGCTAAGGTGTCGAAGGTTCCGGATGACCGGAGCAAAACTAAGTAGAAAGACATGGAGAAGGTAAAAGTAAATGGCAAATGGTACTGTAAAATGGTTTAACGACAGCAAGGGGTTTGGTTTCATCGAGCAGGACAATGGCGACGACGTGTTCGTCCATTTCTCTGCCATCACCGGCGACGGGTTCAAATCCCTTGCTGAAGGCGATAGCGTCACCTTCGACGTGGTAAAAGGACCGAAAGGGCTTCAGGCCGCCAACGTCGCAAGGCAGTAATCAAGTTCAGTTTCAGCGCTGATATGAGTCCCCGGAGATGATCCGGGGATTTTTTTTTGTCTGAAATCAGCCGCACTCTCCTCTTTGCGCAGCTTTTACAGCTCGTTCCACTCGCTGCCTACGCCCCGCCCCATTTCGCTACGCTACAGATGGTGATCACCGTCCTTCCTGCTGCGCATATTGTTAACGCCCTGTCCCCCCAGGCTTCATTGACAATAATTTCCCCTGTGCTATTCATTATTGGTCAAATTTAATCAAAAGCTGGAGGTGCCACATGGAAATCAGCAGGTTCAAGCGATTCTGTTGCATCCTGGTTGTCATCGCCGGATTGGGGGTGGTCGACTATACCCTGTCGGCAGAGCTTACGGCTACCCCGGAGAGCGCGGCGGAGCAGCAGTAGATGCCGGTCCTCGACGGGGAAGGCTAAACCCGAATGCGCGTCACAACAGAAGGTAGCGCCGAGGCCGGAGCAACGGCGGGAACTGTCACCCCTATCTGCGGGATCAACCAGAGGAGGTTAGACCATGAAAACCGGTAAGATCATTTCCATCGCAACGGTTGCAGCAATGCTGCTCTGCCTGTGGAGCGTCACCGCCTTCGCCAGGAACGAGGCCAAGAAGGTCCAGGAGTCCGCCGATGTGCTTACCACCATCATGAAGATCCCAGAGAAGGGGATCCCCCCGGTCCTTTTGCGTGACGCCAAGGCCATCGCCATCATCCCAGGCGTCATCAAGGGGGCCTTCGTCGTAGGCGGCAGGCACGGTACTGGCGTCCTCTCGGTGCGCAACCAGGACGACAGCTGGAGCGACCCGGTCTTCGTGAGCATCACCGGGGGGAGTATTGGTTGGCAGGTGGGAGCGACCTCCACAGACCTGATCCTGGTCTTCAAAGAGGTGAAGGACGTGGACAAACTGCTGCAGGGCAAGTTCACCCTGGGAGCGGATGCGGCGGTCGCGGCCGGTCCGGTGGGACGCAAGGCAAGTGCGGCTACCGATGTAACCTTCCAGACCGGGATCCTCTCCTACTCGCGCAGCCGCGGCCTGTTCGCCGGGGTCTCGCTGGAAGGTGCGGCGCTGCTCGTAGACGACGACGCCAACCACGCCTACTACGGCAAGAGCGAGCTGACGGCAAAGGATATTCTGGCCGGCACGGGGTTGAAAAAGGCGCCGGCGACGGTGAACCTGCAAAAGGCATTGACGAAGTATTCCACCATCAAGTAGCCCGCCTTTCGACGAACGACTTGCCGCAACAACCGGTGCCCGGGATCCGTCCCGGGCACCTTTCATACTCACCTGATGACGAAATTTTCAGCGGACGAAGCCTTGAGCTTCAACGGGTTAAGGTGCCATGGAAGAAGCCAGGATAGTGATGGTGGTAAACGAGCCCGAGGCGAGGCAGGCCTACGAGGAGGCGCTTCGGGCCTGCGGCATCAGCTACGAGGTGGCCCAAGGCTTCAGGGAGCTGCTGCGCATGACCATCGACGGCGCCTACAACGGTCTGCTGATCGATCTGCTGACCTTGATCCGCAGCAGCAAAGAGGAAAAAACCATCGCCTACGACTGCATCAACTTCTATCCCACGCTGCGGCTGAAATGGGACAGCAGGCTTAAGTGCATCTCTTTCAGCCCGCTGGAGCAAGGCGTCGCCCCCGGGGCCGAGGGGGCCCTGACGTATTTCATGGAGAGGCGCTGCAAATCTTTCAGCGCCAGGTCGCTGCGCCGCTTCAACAGGAAGGACCGCTACCTGAGCTTGGTCCTCACCGGAGAAAA from Citrifermentans bremense harbors:
- a CDS encoding cold-shock protein, producing the protein MANGTVKWFNDSKGFGFIEQDNGDDVFVHFSAITGDGFKSLAEGDSVTFDVVKGPKGLQAANVARQ
- a CDS encoding lipid-binding SYLF domain-containing protein produces the protein MKTGKIISIATVAAMLLCLWSVTAFARNEAKKVQESADVLTTIMKIPEKGIPPVLLRDAKAIAIIPGVIKGAFVVGGRHGTGVLSVRNQDDSWSDPVFVSITGGSIGWQVGATSTDLILVFKEVKDVDKLLQGKFTLGADAAVAAGPVGRKASAATDVTFQTGILSYSRSRGLFAGVSLEGAALLVDDDANHAYYGKSELTAKDILAGTGLKKAPATVNLQKALTKYSTIK
- a CDS encoding PilZ domain-containing protein, translated to MEEARIVMVVNEPEARQAYEEALRACGISYEVAQGFRELLRMTIDGAYNGLLIDLLTLIRSSKEEKTIAYDCINFYPTLRLKWDSRLKCISFSPLEQGVAPGAEGALTYFMERRCKSFSARSLRRFNRKDRYLSLVLTGENGAAAGVKTFTVNISQGGAFIHTTDPHRNGDRVSLTVPDPSVGSVEAVVCWSIPWGGCSSIPGIGVMFDGLTDEQGAWLQQVSAG